Proteins from a genomic interval of Lolium perenne isolate Kyuss_39 chromosome 1, Kyuss_2.0, whole genome shotgun sequence:
- the LOC127342295 gene encoding disease resistance protein RGA5 isoform X3 has translation MGSMAPCSIHAEEERSGMRYIIVIDGLWASSTWDIINYALPKGNYCSRILTTTEVDAIAQTCYADTSKYMSSKKEGNSKYIFKKEPLNEDESRELLLSTVFGLQAECPQGLKEVSNEIIKRSGGLPLAINILASLLARQPASSLEHWNYIKNSLSSCLAANNSLEVINQVLNVGYDNLPHGLKACMLYLCMYEEDRVILKVDLVKQWMAEGFICAVEGDDVKEVARRYFDELVRRGMIQPVDVNCNDEILSCKVHHIILRFIRYKSIEENFILAVDHSQTSIRLADKVRRLALHFGNVEDATPPALASMQLSKVRSLAFSGLLKCMPSIVEFRFLQVLVLKLWADRDNRSDILIGSDDLSGSITNPDDLTDNPTEPDDVSYSLTEISELFRLRYFRLDARHLSVELPTQMQRLKDLVAWEIDAEVTSVPSDIVDLPGLFYLSIPSEVHLPSSIDRMTSLRTLGIIDLGKNITEDFMSLGELTNLQDLRLTCSMLQPDNLEKNLECLGSLIRKLSNLNCLTLVPAVSSHMNIQNHDGASIMSISWHGFTIERHSPAHLQRLELSWRCCFFFRLPEWTNELTKLCVLKIALRKMSSEDFAILKALPSLTALSLFLLISPARRIMFDSEGFLVLKYFKFVCAAPCLAFLDGAMPKLQNLKLGFNASRMKQYSLISAGFESLTGLNEISTKIGGAGVDECDRRSVQSVLIDTVSKHPSTPIMNVQWVDWNFCGDEEKYVENQKEIWKQTPEKQGLTAGESSDEYGIQGKNLEEDAKKQSDIRTCAILESTSYLQNTVHNVLEEYEHESRKGAGPAEGNLGDGKDASSVEEAMWVVEQWDLPATRDRLVFESPENAKEYLTAVACLTSVAGAGVEAWLQIAMARLEEEFRQLLIRGTTSPTAENLHTSAFPGFSPTISTFSSTSSIDNFGELDEPVGWDTWSSVSDGEISSYFISPETISTFKDIADVMHSLPYLIFPYIVSMLKDIADVMLHAGHALKLCQVYGEVRQEKLIECLTVLGVDKRSLEEVQRMEWVTLKDKKYKWIRALKVVVQGLLAEERRFCSQIFTADADIKEVCFTKAGKSCVLQLLSFANNIAVGKRSAEKLFSTLDMYEALAELLPELVVLFSGEARDFIKEVAEPTLESLGDTVLDTLAELANAIRGHTDCRSLPDGGIHQLTRYVMIYLVRLVADYSRWLHHLLDGHETDQLENTGMTPLGHMMMMLITHLWDKIEDKSELYDDEALQNIFLMNNLYYIMQKVNDSELKSLLGNNLICIRPGQLTVYSERYFQSSWIRAITCLTDDGLPHTTGSLSAIKGALQERFKSFNLIYEEICRTQTTWSVVDPQLREELRISITKKLIPAYRLFVERYRGQLGSRNFGKYVKYSPQDLEEQMLDLFEG, from the exons ATGGGATCGATGGCGCCTTGTTCAATCCATGCAGAGGAAGAGAGATCTGGAATGAG GTACATAATTGTAATTGATGGTCTGTGGGCATCATCAACTTGGGATATTATTAATTATGCTTTGCCAAAGGGAAACTATTGCAGTAGAATATTAACAACGACCGAAGTTGACGCTATAGCTCAGACATGTTATGCAGATACCTCCAAATATATGTCTTCAAAGAAAGAAGGTAACTCCAAGTATATATTCAAGAAGGAACCGCTTAATGAAGATGAGTCGAGAGAACTTCTATTAAGTACAGTTTTTGGCCTTCAAGCTGAATGTCCTCAGGGCCTAAAGGAAGTTTCaaatgaaattataaaaagaagTGGTGGCTTGCCGCTAGCAATTAATATATTGGCCAGTCTCTTGGCACGTCAGCCAGCCAGCAGCCTGGAGCACTGGAATTACATAAAGAATTCACTGAGTTCCTGTTTGGCTGCAAACAATAGTTTGGAAGTGATAAACCAAGTTCTCAACGTTGGCTACGACAATCTTCCCCACGGCTTGAAAGCATGCATGTTATATCTGTGTATGTATGAAGAGGACCGTGTAATCCTGAAGGTTGATTTGGTGAAGCAGTGGATGGCTGAAGGTTTCATCTGCGCTGTGGAAGGGGACGATGTGAAGGAAGTTGCACGAAGATATTTTGATGAGCTTGTTAGAAGGGGAATGATCCAGCCTGTGGATGTCAACTGCAATGATGAAATTCTATCATGTAAAGTGCACCACATAATACTTCGCTTTATTCGATATAAGTCCATAGAAGAAAATTTCATCCTTGCAGTAGATCATTCTCAGACTTCTATAAGACTTGCTGACAAGGTTCGTCGGCTCGCCCTCCACTTTGGCAATGTTGAAGATGCTACACCGCCAGCACTGGCGAGTATGCAACTATCAAAAGTTCGATCACTTGCCTTTTCTGGATTGCTCAAGTGCATGCCTTCGATTGTTGAGTTCCGGTTTCTTCAGGTTCTGGTCCTTAAATTATGGGCTGATCGTGATAATAGGAGTGACATCCTTATTGGATCTGATGACCTGAGTGGCAGCATCACTAATCCTGATGACTTGACTGACAACCCCACTGAACCTGATGACGTCAGTTATAGCCTTACTGAAATTTCAGAACTCTTCCGACTGAGATACTTTCGTCTTGATGCACGTCATTTGAGTGTGGAGCTTCCAACCCAGATGCAACGGCTGAAAgatttggtggcatgggaaattgATGCCGAAGTAACATCAGTTCCATCAGATATTGTTGATTTGCCAGGCTTGTTCTACCTCAGTATTCCTAGCGAGGTTCATCTGCCCAGTAGTATTGACCGCATGACATCTCTTCGCACTCTGGGAATAATCGATCTGGGAAAGAACATAACAGAAGATTTTATGAGCCTTGGTGAGCTGACTAATCTCCAGGATCTTCGTCTAACATGTTCCATGTTGCAGCCTGATAACCTGGAAAAAAACTTGGAATGCCTGGGCTCGCTAATTAGGAAACTAAGCAATCTCAACTGTCTAACTCTGGTACCTGCAGTCTCCTCTCATATGAATATTCAGAATCATGATGGTGCTTCAATCATGAGCATTTCCTGGCATGGCTTCACCATCGAGCGCCATTCTCCAGCTCATCTTCAGAGACTAGAGTTGTCGTGGCGCTGCTGCTTCTTTTTCCGCCTACCTGAGTGGACAAACGAGCTTACCAAGCTTTGCGTTTTAAAGATCGCACTTAGGAAGATGTCAAGTGAAGATTTTGCTATTCTTAAAGCATTGCCTTCCCTCACCGCTCTCTCGTTGTTTCTCTTGATTTCCCCTGCGAGAAGGATCATGTTTGACAGTGAGGGATTCCTGGTTCTCAAGTACTTTAAGTTTGTGTGTGCTGCACCATGCCTGGCTTTTTTGGATGGAGCAATGCCCAAACTCCAAAATCTGAAGTTAGGTTTCAATGCTAGCAGAATGAAGCAATATAGCTTGATAAGTGCTGGGTTCGAGAGTCTGACTGGCCTCAACGAGATCTCCACAAAAATTGGGGGTGCCGGTGTTGATGAATGTGACAGAAGGTCTGTACAGTCTGTGTTGATTGACACTGTTAGCAAGCATCCTAGCACCCCCATCATGAATGTGCAATGGGTGGATTGGAACTTTTGTGGTGATGAAGAGAAGTATGTAGAGAATCAAAAAGAAATATGGAAGCAGACTCCTGAAAAACAAGGCCTGACCGCTGGTGAAAGCTCAGATGAATATGGAATTCAAGGAAAGAATTTGGAGGAAGATGCCAAGAAACAATCTGATATAAG GACTTGTGCGATACTGGAATCCACCTCGTATCTGCAGAATACAG TCCATAACGTTCTGGAGGAGTATGAGCATGAATCTCGAAAGGGGGCCGGCCCTGCTGAAGGCAACCTGGGCGACGGGAAGGACGCATCGTCGGTTGAGGAGGCAATGTGGGTGGTGGAGCAGTGGGACTTGCCGGCCACAAGGGACAGGCTTGTGTTCGAGTCACCGGAGAACGCCAAAGAGTACCTCACCGCAGTTGCTTGCCTCACGAGCGTGGCTGGGGCAGGCGTGGAGGCATGGCTGCAGATCGCGATGGCACGGCTTGAGGAGGAGTTCCGCCAGCTGTTGATCCGTGGGACGACGTCGCCCACTGCAGAGAATCTGCACACGTCCGCCTTTCCCGGGTTCTCGCCTACCATATCTACCTTCAGTTCCACCTCCTCCATCGACAATTTCGGTGAGCTAGACGAGCCTGTTGGTTGGGACACATGGAGCTCGGTCTCCGACGGTGAAATCTCATCTTACTTCATTTCCCCAGAAACCATCAGCACCTTCAAAGACATCGCAGACGTCATGCATAGCTTGCCATACCTCATTTTTCCGTACATCGTTAGCATGCTCAAGGACATCGCGGATGTTATGCTGCATGCTGGCCATGCGCTGAAGCTTTGCCAGGTCTATGGCgaggtgcgccaggaaaagcttatAGAGTGCCTCACCGTTCTTGGGGTTGACAAGAGGAGCCTGGAGGAGGTGCAGCGTATGGAATGGGTCACCCTCAAGGACAAGAAGTACAAATGGATTCGGGCACTCAAGGTGGTTGTCCAGGGACTTCTAGCCGAGGAGCGCCGCTTCTGTAGCCAGATTTTCACGGCTGATGCTGACATAAAGGAAGTGTGCTTTACTAAGGCAGGCAAGAGCTGTGTCCTGCAGCTGCTTAGCTTTGCTAATAACATTGCAGTTGGGAAGAGATCGGCCGAGAAGCTGTTCAGTACCCTTGATATGTATGAGGCACTAGCTGAGTTGCTGCCAGAGCTCGTGGTCTTGTTCTCAGGCGAAGCAAGGGATTTTATCAAGGAAGTAGCAGAGCCGACCCTTGAGAGTCTAGGGGATACAGTGCTTGACACACTTGCTGAGTTAGCCAATGCGATACGTGGGCATACTGATTGTAGATCACTGCCAGACGGCGGTATCCACCAGTTGACACGATATGTCATGATCTATTTAGTACGATTGGTTGCAGACTACAGCCGCTGGTTGCATCATCTTCTTGATGGCCATGAGACTGATCAGCTGGAAAATACGGGTATGACTCCTTTGGGACACATGATGATGATGCTGATTACACATCTGTGGGACAAGATTGAGGACAAATCGGAGCTGTATGATGATGAGGCGCTACAGAACATCTTTTTGATGAACAATCTGTACTACATTATGCAGAAGGTGAATGATTCAGAACTAAAGAGTCTGCTTGGGAATAATTTGATCTGTATACGCCCTGGTCAGTTAACAGTGTACTCCGAAAGGTACTTCCAGTCCTCATGGATAAGGGCAATAACTTGTCTGACAGATGATGGTTTGCCACATACAACAGGATCTTTGAGTGCAATCAAAGGTGCACTGCAAGAACGGTTCAAAAGTTTCAACCTGATCTATGAGGAGATATGCAGGACGCAGACAACATGGAGTGTTGTGGATCCTCAGCTAAGAGAGGAATTGCGAATTTCCATCACAAAGAAGCTCATTCCAGCATACCGTTTGTTTGTTGAAAGGTACCGAGGTCAGCTGGGGTCAAGGAATTTCGGTAAATATGTAAAGTACAGTCCCCAGGATTTGGAGGAACAAATGTTAGATTTATTCGAAGGGTAA